The following are encoded together in the Dickeya lacustris genome:
- the kdpB gene encoding potassium-transporting ATPase subunit KdpB, whose product MIRKQQTPFDSALLRRALVDAVKKLDPRIQWRNPVMFVVYIGSLLTSAIWLAILCGLAAGNAGFTGAVALWLWVTVLFANIAEALAEGRSKAQAQTLKGMKKTHWANKLASANATANAQKVPADSLRKGDIVRIVAGEMIPCDGEVLEGGASVDESAITGESAPVIRESGGDFSSVTGGTRVLSDWLIVQCTVNPGETFIDRMIAMVENAKRRKTPNEVALTILLVELTIIFLLVVATLAPFSWFSVLANHSGSVISLTVLVALLVCLIPTTIGGLLSAIGIAGMSRMLGANVIATSGRAVEAAGDIDVLLLDKTGTITLGNRQASAFIPAPGVSEQTLADAAQLASLADETPEGRSIVVLAKQRFGLRERALQELDATFVPFSAQTRMSGVNIQGRTIRKGAVDALRRYIDANQGLFPVQVEEAVSEVARQGGTPLVVAEGKRVLGVVALKDIVKGGIKERFAELRNMGIKTVMITGDNPLTAAAIAAEAGVDDFLSEATPEAKLALIRQYQAQGRMVAMTGDGTNDAPALAQADVAVAMNSGTQAAKEAGNMVDLDSNPTKLIEVVHIGKQMLMTRGSLTTFSIANDVAKYFAIIPAAFAATYPQLNALNVMQLHSPTSAMLSAVIFNALIIVFLIPLALKGVGYKPMSAAALLSRNLWIYGLGGLVVPFIGIKLIDLILTTTGLA is encoded by the coding sequence ATGATCCGTAAACAGCAAACGCCTTTTGATTCCGCCCTGCTGCGTCGCGCGCTGGTGGATGCAGTAAAAAAACTCGACCCGCGCATACAGTGGCGCAACCCGGTGATGTTCGTGGTGTACATCGGCAGCCTGCTAACCAGCGCCATCTGGCTTGCCATACTGTGCGGGCTGGCGGCTGGCAATGCCGGATTTACCGGTGCCGTCGCCCTGTGGCTGTGGGTGACAGTGCTGTTCGCCAACATTGCCGAAGCCTTGGCTGAAGGGCGCAGTAAAGCCCAGGCGCAAACCCTGAAAGGGATGAAGAAAACGCACTGGGCCAATAAACTTGCCAGCGCCAACGCCACGGCTAACGCTCAGAAAGTACCGGCAGACAGCCTGCGCAAAGGCGATATCGTGCGGATCGTTGCCGGTGAGATGATCCCCTGCGACGGCGAGGTGCTGGAGGGGGGAGCCTCTGTCGATGAAAGCGCGATAACCGGCGAGTCCGCCCCGGTTATTCGCGAATCCGGCGGCGATTTCTCCTCCGTTACCGGTGGCACGCGGGTGCTTTCCGACTGGCTGATTGTGCAGTGTACTGTCAACCCCGGCGAAACTTTTATCGACCGCATGATAGCGATGGTGGAGAACGCCAAACGGCGTAAAACCCCGAATGAGGTGGCGCTCACTATCTTGCTGGTCGAACTCACCATCATCTTTTTGCTGGTGGTCGCGACACTCGCGCCCTTCTCCTGGTTTAGCGTACTGGCGAATCACAGCGGTAGCGTCATCAGCCTGACCGTGCTGGTCGCCCTGCTGGTATGCCTGATCCCAACCACCATCGGCGGGTTACTCTCAGCCATTGGGATAGCCGGGATGAGCCGGATGCTTGGCGCCAATGTGATTGCCACCAGCGGCCGGGCGGTCGAAGCCGCCGGGGATATTGATGTGCTGCTGTTAGACAAAACCGGCACCATCACCCTGGGTAATCGTCAGGCATCAGCGTTTATTCCCGCACCTGGCGTCAGCGAGCAGACGCTGGCCGACGCCGCGCAACTGGCTTCATTGGCCGATGAAACACCCGAAGGCCGCAGCATTGTGGTGCTGGCCAAACAGCGTTTCGGCCTGCGTGAGCGCGCGTTACAGGAACTGGACGCCACCTTTGTGCCGTTCTCGGCGCAAACCCGGATGAGCGGCGTCAACATTCAAGGGCGCACCATCCGCAAAGGGGCGGTCGATGCCCTGCGCCGCTACATTGACGCCAATCAGGGGCTGTTCCCGGTTCAGGTGGAAGAGGCCGTCAGCGAAGTCGCCCGTCAAGGGGGAACGCCGCTGGTGGTCGCCGAGGGCAAACGGGTACTCGGCGTGGTCGCGCTAAAGGATATCGTCAAAGGCGGTATCAAAGAGCGTTTCGCCGAATTGCGCAATATGGGCATCAAAACGGTGATGATCACCGGTGATAACCCGCTGACAGCCGCCGCTATCGCCGCTGAAGCCGGAGTGGATGATTTTCTCTCTGAGGCGACACCCGAAGCGAAACTGGCGCTTATTCGCCAGTATCAGGCTCAGGGGCGGATGGTGGCGATGACCGGCGATGGCACCAACGATGCCCCGGCACTGGCTCAGGCAGACGTGGCGGTAGCGATGAACTCCGGTACACAGGCGGCCAAAGAAGCGGGCAACATGGTGGATTTAGACTCCAACCCGACCAAGCTTATCGAAGTGGTACACATCGGTAAGCAGATGCTGATGACGCGTGGCTCACTGACCACCTTTAGCATCGCCAACGATGTGGCAAAATATTTCGCCATTATTCCGGCGGCGTTTGCTGCCACCTACCCACAGCTCAATGCCCTGAATGTGATGCAACTGCACTCGCCGACGTCGGCGATGCTCTCGGCAGTTATCTTCAATGCGCTCATCATCGTCTTTTTGATTCCGCTGGCGCTAAAAGGCGTCGGCTACAAACCGATGAGTGCGGCGGCATTACTGAGCCGTAATTTGTGGATTTATGGGCTCGGTGGGCTGGTGGTGCCGTTTATCGGCATCAAACTGATTGACCTGATCCTGACCACAACCGGGCTTGCCTGA
- the kdpF gene encoding K(+)-transporting ATPase subunit F: MNPGLIAGGALVVLLLVYLFYALLNAEDF, from the coding sequence GTGAATCCTGGTCTGATCGCAGGCGGGGCGCTGGTCGTGCTGCTGCTGGTTTATCTTTTTTATGCATTGCTCAATGCGGAGGACTTCTGA
- the kdpA gene encoding potassium-transporting ATPase subunit KdpA: protein MSSDAFLFIVTLFAILLVVAQPLGQWIARLVEGETGALRRYELSVARLCGFSGGEMGWQHYTLSIVVFNLLGIVALTLMLMYQQVLPLNPQQMPGLSWHLALNTAISFVTNTDWQAYSGENTLSYFSQMVGLTVQNFLSAATGIAVAFVLMRAFARRTTHELGNCWLDLLRINLYLLLPLSLLLTLFFISQGSIQNFLPYQHLTTLEGATQVLPMGPIASQEAIKMLGTNGGGFLGANSAHPFENPNALTNFVQMLSILLIPAALCFSFGRVVNDRRQGHTLLWAMSLMLIVATTVVMYAEVSGNPHLLALGADSAQNMEGKESRFGVLASAFFAAITTATSCGAVNAMHDSFTALGGLVPMWLMQIGEVIFGGVGSGFYGMVVFVLLTVFIAGLMIGRTPEYLGKKIEAREMKMAALAILITPALVLLGTALALATEAGRAGILNPGAHGFSEVLYAYSSAANNNGSAFAGLSVNTPFYNLTLGIAMLLGRFSSLIPVLAIAGSLVAKKRQPETKGSLSTRGPLFIGLLITIIVLISALNFIPALALGPVAEHLQSSLVH from the coding sequence ATGTCCAGCGATGCCTTTTTATTTATCGTTACGCTGTTTGCCATCTTGTTGGTGGTCGCCCAACCATTAGGGCAATGGATAGCGCGACTGGTTGAGGGGGAAACAGGGGCACTGAGACGCTATGAGCTCTCAGTGGCGCGGTTGTGTGGCTTTTCTGGCGGAGAAATGGGCTGGCAGCACTACACATTGTCTATCGTAGTCTTCAATTTATTGGGCATCGTCGCGCTGACGCTGATGCTGATGTATCAACAGGTTCTGCCGCTAAATCCGCAGCAAATGCCGGGGCTGTCATGGCATCTGGCGTTGAATACCGCCATCAGTTTTGTCACGAATACCGACTGGCAAGCCTATAGCGGCGAAAACACCCTGAGCTATTTCAGCCAAATGGTGGGTTTAACGGTACAAAACTTTCTTTCCGCCGCCACCGGCATTGCCGTCGCCTTTGTGCTGATGCGCGCCTTCGCCCGTCGCACCACCCATGAACTGGGCAATTGCTGGCTGGATTTACTGCGCATTAACCTGTATTTGCTGCTGCCATTATCATTGCTGTTAACACTGTTTTTCATCAGCCAGGGCAGCATTCAAAATTTCCTGCCCTATCAACACCTCACCACGCTTGAAGGGGCAACACAGGTATTACCGATGGGGCCGATAGCCTCGCAAGAGGCCATCAAAATGCTGGGGACGAATGGCGGCGGTTTTTTAGGTGCCAACTCCGCGCATCCGTTTGAAAACCCGAATGCGCTGACCAACTTCGTCCAAATGCTGTCGATTTTACTTATTCCCGCCGCGCTGTGTTTCAGCTTTGGCCGGGTCGTTAACGACCGTCGTCAAGGCCACACCCTGCTGTGGGCGATGTCACTCATGTTGATCGTCGCAACAACGGTTGTGATGTATGCCGAGGTCAGCGGCAACCCGCACCTGCTGGCGCTCGGTGCCGATAGCGCACAAAACATGGAAGGCAAAGAAAGTCGCTTTGGCGTTCTGGCTTCCGCCTTTTTTGCCGCCATTACCACCGCAACCTCATGCGGCGCGGTGAACGCCATGCATGACTCCTTTACCGCACTGGGCGGCCTGGTGCCAATGTGGTTGATGCAAATCGGGGAGGTCATTTTCGGCGGCGTCGGCTCCGGGTTCTACGGCATGGTGGTGTTTGTCTTGCTGACGGTGTTTATCGCCGGACTCATGATTGGCCGCACCCCGGAATACCTTGGTAAAAAAATTGAAGCCAGGGAAATGAAGATGGCGGCGCTGGCTATTTTGATAACCCCGGCGCTGGTATTGCTTGGCACCGCGCTGGCGCTGGCAACCGAGGCGGGCCGTGCCGGTATCCTCAACCCTGGCGCACACGGGTTTAGCGAGGTGCTCTATGCCTATTCGTCAGCCGCGAACAATAACGGCAGCGCGTTTGCGGGCCTTAGCGTGAATACCCCGTTTTATAACCTGACGCTCGGGATTGCCATGTTACTGGGGCGCTTCTCTTCCCTGATCCCGGTGCTGGCTATCGCCGGTTCACTGGTTGCGAAAAAACGTCAGCCCGAAACCAAAGGCTCGCTCTCCACCCGTGGCCCACTGTTCATTGGCTTACTCATCACCATCATTGTGTTGATTAGCGCGCTGAACTTCATCCCGGCGCTGGCGCTAGGCCCGGTTGCCGAGCATTTACAGTCCAGTCTGGTTCACTGA